The Achromobacter deleyi genome has a window encoding:
- a CDS encoding LysR substrate-binding domain-containing protein, which translates to MRLHSPSMSELHAFVTAARLGSFTQAAQVLCVTQGAISRAISRLEAHFGQPLMHRNAHGLTLTETGRKLYDGAQAPLQAIEALSAGLRADDRRLRLTLSTVPTLASAWLVPRLPDFHRRHPDIQLGFSAYRRNEDFSGATPDASILSGTPEQWPGWQADYVIGREMVVICHPGRLAARQAQGLWSTPQGLLGEPLLYHSNGMDNWAQWFTGAGVPRAAVTLSNGFDQVSILVRAVMADMGVAVLQRCLVRDELQAGRVAAPFPDLAVRIARGYHLCAPAQRRDHYALACFRQWLLDTASQDPDVVAAGAAS; encoded by the coding sequence ATGCGCCTGCACTCGCCTTCGATGTCCGAGCTGCATGCCTTCGTGACGGCGGCGCGCTTGGGCAGCTTCACCCAGGCCGCCCAGGTGCTGTGCGTCACCCAGGGCGCCATCAGCCGCGCCATCTCCCGGCTGGAAGCGCACTTCGGCCAGCCGCTGATGCATCGCAATGCCCATGGTCTCACCCTGACCGAGACCGGCCGCAAGCTCTACGACGGCGCACAGGCGCCCCTTCAGGCCATCGAGGCGCTCAGCGCCGGACTGCGGGCCGACGACCGGCGCCTGCGCCTGACCTTGTCCACGGTGCCCACCCTGGCCAGCGCCTGGCTGGTGCCACGCCTGCCGGACTTCCACCGGCGCCATCCCGACATCCAGCTTGGCTTTTCGGCCTACCGACGCAACGAGGATTTCTCCGGCGCCACGCCGGACGCCAGCATCCTGTCCGGCACGCCCGAGCAATGGCCCGGCTGGCAGGCCGACTATGTGATCGGGCGCGAAATGGTCGTGATCTGCCATCCCGGCCGCCTTGCGGCGCGCCAGGCCCAGGGGCTCTGGAGCACGCCGCAGGGCCTGCTGGGAGAACCGCTGCTGTATCACTCCAACGGCATGGACAACTGGGCGCAATGGTTCACCGGGGCCGGCGTGCCGCGCGCAGCCGTCACCCTGTCCAATGGCTTTGACCAGGTGTCCATCCTGGTGCGCGCCGTCATGGCCGACATGGGCGTCGCCGTCCTGCAGCGGTGCCTGGTGCGCGACGAACTGCAGGCCGGACGCGTCGCGGCGCCTTTTCCCGACCTGGCCGTCCGCATCGCCCGAGGCTACCACCTGTGCGCGCCGGCGCAGCGCCGCGACCACTACGCGCTGGCCTGTTTCAGGCAATGGCTGCTGGACACCGCAAGCCAGGATCCGGACGTCGTGGCGGCGGGCGCCGCGTCCTGA